One genomic region from Streptomyces sp. Li-HN-5-11 encodes:
- a CDS encoding metalloregulator ArsR/SmtB family transcription factor, with protein sequence MSVPLYQAKAEFFRMLGHPLRIRVLELLQDGPKPVRDLLAEMEVEPSSLSQQLAVLRRSGIVTSTREGSTVVYELAGGDVADLMKAARRILTEMLAGRNELLAELREAEVTAR encoded by the coding sequence GTGTCCGTTCCGCTGTACCAGGCCAAGGCCGAGTTCTTCCGCATGCTCGGTCATCCCTTGCGCATACGGGTGCTGGAGCTCCTGCAGGACGGGCCGAAGCCGGTGCGGGACCTGCTCGCGGAGATGGAGGTGGAGCCGTCCAGCCTCTCCCAGCAGCTGGCCGTACTGCGCCGCTCCGGAATCGTCACCTCCACCCGGGAGGGCTCCACTGTCGTCTACGAGCTGGCCGGCGGCGATGTCGCTGACCTGATGAAGGCGGCCCGGCGGATCCTGACCGAGATGCTGGCGGGGCGGAACGAGTTGCTGGCCGAACTGCGGGAAGCCGAGGTC
- a CDS encoding universal stress protein, with the protein MLSPVIAGVDGSAESLAAAEWAAREALRRDRPLRLVHVWDWHPRGHDGEPANAAQRHAGRRALRQAEERIRSALPGVVLTDEQVEGPATAALLKAAEQADLLVLGSRGLSGFTGLLVGSVAQGVVAKATRPVVLVRAGEEAEDEHFPADDGSPSTRTGCLDVVLGIDLADACDEVIEFAFEEARLRRTRLRVVHAWQPPSAISLGPGDIALVNDPARAEEWQGFLSAVLDMWRDKYPDTDVLETVVEGKASTALVRAASAASLLVVGRRLSERPTVPRIGPVTNAAVHHVGCPLAVVPHE; encoded by the coding sequence ATGCTGTCGCCCGTCATCGCCGGAGTAGACGGATCGGCCGAGAGCCTCGCCGCCGCCGAGTGGGCCGCCCGCGAGGCGCTGCGTCGTGACCGACCGCTTCGACTGGTGCACGTCTGGGACTGGCACCCGCGCGGACACGACGGAGAGCCCGCGAACGCCGCGCAGCGGCATGCGGGGCGCCGCGCCCTACGGCAGGCGGAGGAGCGCATCCGCAGCGCCCTACCCGGCGTGGTCCTCACCGACGAGCAGGTCGAAGGCCCGGCGACCGCAGCCTTGCTGAAGGCCGCCGAACAGGCCGACCTGCTGGTGCTGGGCTCACGCGGCCTCAGCGGCTTCACTGGGCTCCTTGTCGGCTCCGTTGCCCAAGGTGTTGTCGCGAAGGCCACCCGTCCCGTGGTCCTCGTACGGGCAGGGGAGGAGGCCGAGGACGAGCACTTCCCGGCGGACGACGGCAGCCCGTCCACCCGCACCGGCTGCCTCGATGTGGTGCTCGGCATCGACCTTGCCGACGCCTGCGATGAGGTGATCGAGTTCGCGTTCGAAGAAGCCCGGTTGAGGCGAACTCGGCTGCGTGTCGTGCACGCCTGGCAGCCGCCTTCCGCGATCAGTCTCGGCCCTGGAGACATCGCTTTGGTCAACGATCCCGCGCGGGCCGAGGAGTGGCAGGGATTCCTGTCCGCCGTCCTCGACATGTGGCGGGACAAGTACCCCGATACCGATGTCCTGGAGACCGTTGTGGAGGGCAAGGCCTCCACCGCACTGGTCCGGGCCGCCTCCGCGGCGAGTCTCCTCGTCGTCGGCCGCCGCCTGTCCGAGCGGCCGACGGTTCCCCGCATCGGCCCCGTCACCAACGCCGCCGTCCACCACGTCGGCTGCCCACTGGCCGTCGTTCCCCACGAGTGA